A single genomic interval of Methylobacterium bullatum harbors:
- the iorA_2 gene encoding Isoquinoline 1-oxidoreductase subunit alpha produces MIKLTVNGAERSFDGDPDMPLLWFLRDEVGLTGTKFGCGQALCGACTIHLGGTAVRGCVTPISAAEGQEVVTIEGLSPDGNHPVQAAWRDLNVSQCGYCQCGQMMQAASLLKETPKPSDDQIDEAMSGNLCRCGTYPRIRAAIHQAAGNAPAANKGERL; encoded by the coding sequence ATGATCAAACTCACCGTGAACGGAGCTGAACGCAGCTTCGACGGCGATCCCGACATGCCGCTGCTATGGTTCCTGCGCGACGAAGTCGGCCTCACCGGCACCAAGTTCGGCTGCGGGCAGGCCCTCTGCGGCGCCTGCACCATCCACCTCGGCGGCACCGCCGTACGCGGCTGCGTCACCCCCATCTCCGCGGCCGAGGGCCAGGAGGTGGTGACCATCGAGGGGCTTTCCCCCGACGGCAACCACCCGGTCCAGGCGGCGTGGCGCGACCTCAACGTCTCGCAATGCGGCTACTGCCAGTGCGGGCAGATGATGCAGGCGGCCTCCCTCCTCAAGGAGACGCCCAAGCCCAGCGACGACCAGATCGACGAGGCCATGAGTGGCAACCTCTGCCGCTGCGGCACCTATCCGCGCATCCGCGCCGCGATCCATCAGGCCGCCGGAAACGCGCCGGCCGCCAACAAGGGAGAGCGCCTGTGA
- the ispG gene encoding 4-hydroxy-3-methylbut-2-en-1-yl diphosphate synthase (flavodoxin) translates to MDAMMEATSADPFGPGISITGPEIAGPTPRHRTVGVTVGEGEGAVTVGGGAPVVVQSMTNTDTADIDATVAQVAALSRAGSELVRITVDRDEAAAAVPKIRDRLARIGVHVPLVGDFHYIGHKLLSDHPACAEALAKYRINPGNVGFKEKKDTQFSTIVEQAIRYGKTIRIGANWGSLDEALLTHLMDENARSARPIDARAVMREAMVRSALSSAQRAEELGLPKNRIILSAKVSAVQDLIAVYREVARRSDYAIHLGLTEAGMGSKGLVAASAAIGVLLQEGIGDTIRYSLTPMPGGDRTVEVKASQELLQTMGFRTFVPMVAACPGCGRTTSTTFQELARDIQNWIVNSMPEWKKTYPGVEGLNVAVMGCIVNGPGESKHADIGISLPGTGETPTAPVFIDGKKAMTLRGATLAKDFETVVIDYIERRFGQGARTAAE, encoded by the coding sequence ATGGACGCCATGATGGAAGCCACTTCCGCCGATCCGTTCGGCCCCGGCATTTCGATTACCGGCCCGGAGATCGCCGGTCCGACGCCGCGTCACCGCACGGTGGGGGTCACGGTGGGTGAGGGCGAGGGGGCCGTCACCGTCGGCGGAGGCGCCCCGGTCGTCGTCCAGTCGATGACCAACACCGACACGGCCGATATCGATGCCACCGTGGCGCAGGTCGCCGCCCTGTCGCGGGCCGGCTCCGAACTCGTGCGCATCACCGTCGACCGCGACGAGGCGGCCGCCGCGGTCCCGAAGATCCGTGACCGGCTGGCCCGCATCGGCGTCCATGTGCCCCTGGTTGGCGACTTCCACTATATCGGCCACAAGCTCCTCTCCGATCACCCGGCCTGCGCCGAGGCACTGGCCAAGTACCGGATCAATCCGGGCAATGTCGGCTTCAAGGAGAAGAAGGACACGCAATTCTCGACCATCGTCGAGCAGGCAATCCGCTACGGCAAGACCATCCGCATCGGTGCCAATTGGGGCTCGCTGGACGAGGCCCTGCTCACACACCTGATGGACGAGAACGCCCGGTCCGCACGCCCCATCGATGCCCGCGCCGTGATGCGCGAGGCCATGGTGCGCTCGGCCCTGTCCTCGGCCCAGCGCGCCGAGGAGCTCGGCCTCCCCAAGAACCGGATCATCCTCTCGGCCAAGGTCTCGGCGGTGCAGGATCTGATCGCGGTCTACCGCGAGGTCGCCCGGCGCTCGGACTACGCCATCCATCTCGGCCTCACCGAGGCCGGCATGGGCTCGAAGGGTCTGGTCGCGGCCTCCGCGGCCATCGGCGTGCTGCTCCAGGAAGGCATCGGCGACACGATCCGCTATTCGCTGACCCCGATGCCCGGCGGCGATCGCACCGTGGAGGTCAAGGCCTCGCAGGAGCTTCTGCAGACCATGGGCTTCCGCACCTTCGTGCCGATGGTCGCCGCCTGCCCCGGCTGCGGCCGCACCACCTCGACCACGTTCCAGGAACTCGCTCGCGACATCCAGAACTGGATCGTCAACTCGATGCCGGAATGGAAGAAGACCTATCCGGGAGTCGAGGGCCTGAACGTCGCGGTGATGGGCTGCATCGTCAACGGACCGGGCGAATCGAAGCATGCCGATATCGGCATCTCGCTGCCTGGCACCGGCGAGACCCCCACCGCACCGGTCTTCATCGACGGCAAGAAGGCGATGACCCTGCGCGGCGCGACGCTCGCCAAGGATTTCGAGACGGTGGTGATCGACTATATCGAGCGCCGTTTCGGCCAGGGCGCCCGCACCGCCGCCGAGTGA
- the zapE gene encoding Cell division protein ZapE — MASAPVLCNATKRHPADAPRLIPPATRGRPVFGPPVFGPVAGPVPSTRARPSRRLVSEVAIVVSPPSGSAPSAGSQGGDSPPGPVAARYDMLVSSGAIERDPAQIHLVQALDRLVQDLDRRRRAKKGSALGWLFGRSGDGEGPPKGLYIWGSVGRGKTMLMDLFHEAAPGKKRRVHFHGFLSDAHERIHAHRQALKAGTAKGDDPIPVVADALADEATLLCFDEFTVTDIADAMILGRLFGALFKRGVTVVATSNVEPDRLYEGGLNRALFLPFVAELKSRVEILRLDSRTDFRLEKLGGASVYHVPADEAAEAALTQAFKGLTGKARGKPATIRVKGREVAVPEEAAGVARFGFADLCAQPLGASDYMAIAHSFQTVIVSGIPVMGEANRNEAKRFITLVDTFYDAHVKLIASAAAEPTGLYTATDGREAFEFDRTVSRLIEMRSSEYLALPHGRGDSEASGSSFGLVET, encoded by the coding sequence ATGGCATCGGCCCCGGTTTTGTGCAATGCAACAAAACGTCATCCCGCCGACGCGCCGCGCTTGATCCCCCCGGCGACGCGCGGCAGACCGGTCTTCGGGCCTCCGGTCTTCGGACCTGTCGCCGGACCGGTTCCATCGACGCGCGCGCGGCCATCGCGCCGTCTCGTATCCGAGGTCGCCATCGTCGTGAGTCCCCCCTCAGGTTCCGCCCCGTCCGCCGGTTCGCAGGGCGGCGATTCTCCTCCCGGTCCGGTCGCGGCACGCTACGACATGCTGGTCTCGTCCGGCGCCATCGAGCGCGACCCGGCCCAGATTCATCTGGTGCAGGCCCTCGACAGGCTGGTCCAGGATCTCGACCGGCGCAGACGGGCGAAGAAGGGCAGCGCGCTCGGCTGGCTGTTCGGGCGCAGCGGCGACGGCGAAGGCCCGCCCAAGGGCCTCTACATCTGGGGCTCCGTCGGGCGCGGCAAGACCATGCTGATGGACCTGTTCCACGAGGCGGCGCCGGGCAAGAAGCGCCGCGTCCATTTTCACGGCTTCCTCTCGGATGCCCATGAGCGCATCCACGCCCACCGGCAGGCGCTCAAGGCGGGCACGGCCAAGGGCGACGACCCGATCCCGGTGGTGGCGGACGCGCTGGCCGACGAGGCGACGCTGCTCTGCTTCGACGAATTCACCGTGACCGACATCGCCGATGCGATGATCCTCGGGCGGCTGTTCGGGGCTCTGTTCAAGCGCGGCGTCACCGTGGTGGCGACCTCCAACGTGGAACCCGACCGGCTCTACGAGGGCGGTCTCAACCGCGCCCTGTTCCTGCCCTTCGTCGCGGAGTTGAAGAGCCGGGTCGAGATCCTGCGCCTCGATTCCCGCACGGATTTCCGCCTGGAGAAGCTCGGCGGCGCCTCGGTCTATCATGTGCCCGCCGACGAGGCGGCCGAGGCCGCCCTCACCCAGGCCTTCAAGGGCCTTACCGGCAAGGCGAGGGGCAAGCCGGCCACGATCCGGGTGAAGGGCCGCGAGGTGGCCGTGCCGGAGGAGGCCGCCGGCGTCGCCCGGTTCGGCTTCGCCGACCTTTGCGCCCAGCCGCTCGGCGCCTCCGACTACATGGCCATCGCCCACTCCTTCCAGACGGTGATCGTCTCGGGAATCCCGGTGATGGGCGAGGCGAACCGCAACGAGGCCAAGCGCTTCATCACCCTCGTCGACACGTTCTACGACGCCCATGTGAAACTCATCGCCTCGGCGGCGGCCGAGCCGACCGGTCTCTACACGGCGACCGACGGCCGCGAGGCGTTCGAGTTCGACCGCACGGTATCGCGCCTCATCGAAATGCGCTCATCGGAGTACCTCGCTCTGCCCCATGGGCGCGGTGATTCCGAGGCGAGCGGGTCCAGCTTCGGCCTCGTGGAGACCTGA
- the ecfG_2 gene encoding ECF RNA polymerase sigma factor EcfG: MTAEPTQTASASSIVDLLVPLRRYARSLTRDALKADDLVHDTLVRALESGLSVRPNTNLRTWMMTVLHNVFIDDQRRKRVEARHAEALVQMGDESVPPAQEGQVRLAQIRQAFLTLPEEQRAALHLVTLEGMAYADAAAVLGIPIGTLMSRLGRGRAALRAFEEGQTGRGRSESSPGSGTARPERPHLRLVSDWKGQDARQDVRLASKAMGGS, from the coding sequence ATGACGGCCGAACCCACTCAGACCGCCTCCGCTTCCTCCATCGTCGACCTCCTGGTCCCGCTGCGACGCTATGCGCGTTCGCTGACGCGCGACGCTCTAAAGGCCGACGACCTCGTCCACGACACCCTCGTCCGCGCGCTGGAATCCGGTCTCTCCGTGAGGCCGAACACCAACCTGCGGACCTGGATGATGACGGTGCTGCACAACGTCTTCATCGACGACCAGCGCCGCAAGCGGGTGGAAGCCCGCCATGCCGAAGCCCTCGTCCAGATGGGCGACGAGAGCGTGCCCCCCGCGCAGGAGGGACAGGTGCGTCTCGCCCAGATCCGTCAGGCCTTCCTGACCCTGCCGGAGGAGCAGCGCGCCGCGCTCCACCTCGTGACCCTCGAAGGCATGGCCTATGCCGATGCGGCGGCCGTGCTCGGAATTCCCATCGGCACGCTGATGTCCCGCCTCGGTCGCGGTCGCGCCGCCCTTCGCGCCTTCGAAGAAGGCCAGACCGGCCGCGGCCGCTCCGAATCCTCGCCGGGTTCGGGGACGGCCAGACCCGAGCGACCGCACCTGCGCCTCGTCAGCGACTGGAAGGGCCAGGATGCCCGGCAGGACGTCCGGCTCGCGTCGAAAGCCATGGGCGGCTCGTAA
- the mcp2 gene encoding Methyl-accepting chemotaxis protein 2 translates to MFSWIIGLKIAVKIGIAMAFAVAISIGVSMVSLTTLATIEQTESLTDHTHQVLSAIDRMSSAVVSAESGVRGYLLSGDEAFLATYKTAGKTYMDAIAVAKRLTADNAAQQARLAAYHALGHRWNNEVALREIALMRDPATQAEARQIEISGTGKAAMDGLRVLAEEIAAVETALLSERTAASQAAIASSRRASFAGLGLMILAALASLLLLHLGIARPIRGMTGAMTRLAADDVSAEIPGAGRRDEVGAMSAAVQIFRDNMIRSKTLEAEAAVARADTEVLRKAAMRDLAGSFETTIGGIIRAVASSSTELRMTAESMSSAATETASQSTTVAIAASHAASNVTMVAAAAEELGSSITEIGRQVQSSADLAGSTVSEAAKTAGLVQTLREGAARIGDVVGLINSIAAQTNLLALNATIEAARAGDAGRGFAVVASEVKELAGQTAKATEEIARQISAIQVSTGEAATAIDSISGRIDEMSNVASAIAAAVEEQGSATQEIVRNVGQAAQGTERVTLTIAGVANAAEGAGAAAAQVLVSASELSVQAEHLDVQVRNFLDTVRAA, encoded by the coding sequence ATGTTCTCTTGGATCATAGGTCTAAAAATTGCCGTGAAAATCGGCATCGCGATGGCCTTCGCGGTCGCGATCAGCATCGGGGTCTCGATGGTGTCGCTAACGACCCTCGCTACGATCGAGCAGACCGAGTCCTTGACGGATCATACGCATCAGGTCCTGAGCGCGATCGATCGGATGAGCAGCGCGGTAGTCTCCGCCGAGTCGGGCGTGCGCGGTTATTTGCTTTCGGGGGACGAAGCCTTCCTCGCCACCTACAAGACCGCCGGCAAGACCTACATGGATGCCATCGCGGTGGCCAAGCGCCTCACGGCGGACAACGCGGCGCAACAGGCGCGGCTCGCGGCCTACCACGCTCTGGGTCACCGATGGAACAACGAGGTCGCGTTGCGCGAGATCGCCCTGATGCGCGATCCTGCGACGCAGGCCGAGGCACGCCAGATCGAGATTTCCGGGACCGGCAAGGCGGCAATGGACGGTCTTCGCGTCCTGGCCGAGGAGATCGCGGCCGTGGAAACCGCGCTGCTGAGTGAGCGTACCGCCGCCTCCCAGGCCGCCATCGCCTCTTCGCGCAGGGCGAGCTTCGCCGGTCTCGGTCTCATGATCCTCGCAGCGCTCGCCTCGCTGCTGCTCCTGCATCTCGGCATAGCCCGCCCGATCCGCGGCATGACCGGCGCGATGACCCGGCTCGCCGCCGACGACGTCTCGGCTGAAATCCCCGGTGCGGGACGCCGGGACGAGGTCGGTGCGATGTCCGCAGCGGTGCAGATCTTCAGGGACAATATGATCCGCTCCAAGACTCTGGAAGCGGAAGCCGCTGTGGCACGCGCCGACACGGAGGTGCTGCGCAAGGCGGCGATGCGCGATCTCGCCGGGTCGTTCGAGACCACCATCGGCGGCATCATCCGGGCGGTCGCGTCGTCCTCGACCGAGTTGCGGATGACGGCCGAGAGCATGAGTTCGGCCGCAACCGAGACGGCGAGCCAATCGACGACGGTTGCGATCGCTGCAAGCCACGCCGCCTCGAACGTCACCATGGTCGCAGCGGCGGCCGAGGAACTCGGCTCCTCGATCACCGAGATCGGCCGCCAGGTCCAGTCCTCGGCCGACCTCGCCGGTTCCACCGTCTCTGAAGCGGCCAAGACCGCCGGGCTGGTGCAGACCCTGCGCGAAGGGGCGGCCCGGATCGGCGACGTGGTCGGGTTGATCAACAGCATCGCCGCGCAGACCAACCTGCTGGCGCTCAACGCCACCATCGAGGCGGCGCGGGCGGGCGATGCGGGCCGCGGCTTCGCCGTGGTCGCGTCCGAGGTCAAGGAGCTGGCCGGCCAGACCGCGAAGGCCACGGAAGAGATCGCCCGCCAGATCAGTGCGATCCAGGTCTCGACCGGCGAGGCGGCGACGGCGATCGACTCCATCTCCGGACGGATCGACGAGATGAGCAACGTGGCGTCGGCGATCGCGGCGGCCGTAGAGGAGCAGGGCTCGGCCACGCAGGAGATCGTGCGCAACGTCGGGCAGGCCGCACAGGGGACCGAGCGGGTGACGCTCACGATCGCCGGTGTCGCCAATGCGGCCGAGGGCGCCGGTGCAGCAGCGGCGCAAGTCCTCGTTTCCGCCTCGGAACTGTCGGTCCAGGCCGAACACCTCGACGTCCAGGTGCGAAACTTCCTCGACACGGTTCGGGCGGCCTGA
- the cheY_1 gene encoding Chemotaxis protein CheY: protein MALDLGMPILVVDDYQTMVRIIRNLLKQLGFEEVDDASDGTAALARLKNRKYGLVISDWNMEPMTGYELLRHVRADEALRTTPFIMVTAESKTENVIAAKKAGVNNYIVKPFNAATLKSKIEAVCGA from the coding sequence ATGGCCCTCGATCTCGGCATGCCGATCCTCGTCGTGGACGATTATCAGACGATGGTCCGCATCATCCGCAACCTGCTCAAGCAGCTCGGCTTCGAAGAGGTCGACGATGCCTCCGACGGGACCGCCGCCCTCGCCCGGCTGAAGAACCGCAAATACGGCCTCGTGATTTCCGATTGGAACATGGAGCCCATGACCGGTTACGAGTTGCTGCGCCACGTGCGTGCCGACGAGGCCCTGCGCACCACGCCGTTCATCATGGTCACCGCCGAATCGAAGACCGAGAACGTGATTGCGGCCAAGAAGGCCGGCGTGAACAACTACATCGTCAAGCCCTTCAATGCGGCGACGCTGAAGAGCAAGATCGAGGCTGTCTGCGGCGCTTGA
- the speE_1 gene encoding Polyamine aminopropyltransferase: protein MIPWLVLDTAPIPGDAGQLRLLQRGTEFSIQLGHNELMNSRLSGSEKALATLAAQRVGGRAGARFLIGGLGMGFTLRAALDALRPDAAIVVAELVPNVAEWVRGPLNALSANALDDTRVALRIGDVVGAIRSATAAYDAILLDVDNGPDGLTRAANDRLYDGAGLGAAMTALRPGGVLAVWSAHHPDRTFTQRLRRGGFAVEEVPVRANVTSGARHTIWLAMKPGRAPR from the coding sequence ATGATTCCCTGGCTCGTCCTCGACACCGCACCGATCCCCGGGGACGCGGGCCAGTTGCGGCTGCTTCAGCGCGGCACCGAATTCTCGATCCAGCTCGGACATAACGAGCTGATGAACAGCCGCCTCAGCGGTTCGGAGAAGGCGCTCGCGACACTCGCGGCGCAGCGGGTCGGAGGCCGCGCGGGCGCGCGTTTCCTGATCGGCGGTCTCGGCATGGGTTTCACCCTGCGCGCGGCCCTCGATGCGTTGCGCCCCGACGCCGCGATCGTCGTCGCCGAACTCGTGCCGAACGTGGCGGAATGGGTGCGTGGGCCGTTGAACGCCCTGTCGGCGAATGCCCTCGACGATACGCGGGTAGCCTTGCGGATTGGCGATGTCGTCGGCGCGATCCGCTCGGCGACCGCCGCCTACGACGCGATCCTCCTCGACGTCGATAACGGCCCCGACGGGCTCACGCGGGCGGCCAATGACAGGCTCTATGACGGGGCGGGATTGGGCGCGGCCATGACGGCCCTGCGGCCCGGCGGCGTGCTCGCCGTATGGTCCGCGCATCATCCGGACCGGACCTTTACCCAGCGCCTTCGCCGGGGCGGGTTCGCCGTGGAGGAGGTTCCGGTCAGGGCCAATGTCACCAGCGGCGCCCGCCATACGATCTGGCTGGCGATGAAACCGGGGCGTGCGCCGCGCTGA
- a CDS encoding D,L-glycerol 3-phosphate phosphatase translates to MSETIARAASSAPVPILGGLSAIAERYDLILCDVWGVLHDGTRAHMGAGEALIRFRTLPEDGRRRRVILVSNAPRPWAGVRTILDGYGVPREAYDAILTSGDLTRRLIAEHPGERIHHLGPERDATIFDGLDIRLVAAGEADRVVCTGLFDDTTETADDYRETLAGFRARNVPMICANPDLVVEREKKLIPCAGLIAQAYAEIGGAVTYAGKPYRPVYEAALAMAAELDGGSAPDVARVLAVGDALRTDIAGAAAYGIPNLLVARGIHAEELGVLAEHDTLGEVSEWLARQEVRPDAVIERLVW, encoded by the coding sequence ATGAGCGAAACGATCGCGCGCGCCGCATCCTCGGCGCCGGTGCCGATTCTGGGCGGGCTTTCCGCCATCGCCGAGCGCTACGACCTCATCCTGTGCGACGTCTGGGGTGTCCTGCATGACGGGACGCGGGCCCATATGGGAGCGGGCGAGGCGCTGATCCGATTCCGCACCCTGCCCGAGGACGGTCGCCGGCGGCGCGTCATCCTGGTCTCTAACGCGCCCCGCCCCTGGGCCGGCGTCCGGACCATCCTCGACGGCTACGGCGTCCCGCGCGAGGCCTACGACGCCATCCTCACCTCCGGCGACCTGACCCGGCGGCTGATCGCGGAGCATCCGGGCGAGCGCATCCACCATCTCGGGCCGGAACGCGACGCGACGATCTTCGATGGCCTCGACATCCGCCTCGTGGCGGCCGGGGAGGCGGATCGCGTGGTCTGCACCGGCCTGTTCGACGACACGACCGAGACGGCGGACGATTACCGCGAGACACTGGCCGGGTTCCGGGCACGGAACGTGCCGATGATCTGCGCCAATCCCGACCTCGTGGTCGAGCGCGAGAAGAAGTTGATTCCCTGCGCCGGTCTGATCGCACAGGCCTATGCCGAGATCGGCGGCGCCGTGACCTATGCCGGCAAGCCGTACCGCCCCGTCTACGAGGCGGCGCTCGCCATGGCGGCGGAGCTCGACGGTGGCTCCGCGCCGGACGTCGCCCGCGTCCTCGCCGTTGGTGACGCCCTGCGCACCGACATCGCGGGGGCGGCGGCCTACGGCATCCCGAACCTGCTGGTGGCGCGCGGAATCCACGCAGAGGAACTCGGCGTCCTCGCCGAACACGACACGCTCGGCGAGGTGTCCGAATGGCTCGCCCGGCAGGAGGTGCGCCCGGATGCCGTCATAGAGCGGCTGGTCTGGTAG
- the ribF gene encoding Riboflavin biosynthesis protein RibF: MAPADDPFVRPGAASPSGRPFTICREDEAVPAALAGAIAAIGNFDGVHRGHGALVEAVREEADRRGVPAVMLTFEPHPRAYFAPDLPMFRLTGPAAKEIVFARLGLDGLIVRRFDALMAGTTAAEFVHGLLARDLGLTGVVIGHDFHFGRGREGTPEVLARLCAEASLACRIIPPVSIGEGEAPVSSSAIREALRQGDVVRANRLLGYRWFVCGDVRHGDKRGRTLGYPTANVALPDCALSHGIYAVRIGLPDGTVRDGVASYGRRPTFDDGAPLLEVNLFGFSGDLYGRTIAVEFLGYIRGEERFSGAEALIARMDVDAAEARTLIANDRVPSMIG; the protein is encoded by the coding sequence ATGGCGCCAGCCGACGATCCTTTCGTGCGCCCCGGAGCCGCCTCCCCGTCGGGGCGGCCCTTCACGATCTGCCGCGAGGACGAAGCGGTGCCGGCGGCCCTTGCCGGGGCCATCGCGGCGATCGGCAATTTCGATGGCGTTCACCGGGGCCACGGCGCTCTCGTGGAGGCCGTCCGCGAGGAGGCCGACCGGCGCGGCGTGCCGGCGGTGATGCTGACCTTCGAACCGCATCCGCGCGCCTATTTCGCGCCCGACCTGCCGATGTTCCGGCTGACGGGACCGGCCGCCAAGGAAATCGTCTTCGCCCGCCTCGGTCTCGACGGCCTGATCGTGCGCCGTTTCGACGCTCTCATGGCGGGGACCACTGCCGCCGAGTTCGTCCACGGACTGCTCGCGCGCGATCTCGGCCTCACCGGCGTCGTGATCGGCCACGACTTCCATTTCGGGCGGGGACGCGAGGGAACGCCGGAGGTGCTGGCCCGGCTCTGCGCCGAAGCCTCCCTGGCATGCCGGATCATCCCCCCGGTCTCGATCGGGGAGGGCGAGGCTCCCGTCTCGTCGAGCGCGATCCGGGAAGCCCTGCGACAGGGCGACGTCGTCCGCGCGAACCGGCTTCTCGGCTACCGCTGGTTCGTCTGCGGAGACGTCCGGCACGGCGACAAGCGCGGCCGGACGCTGGGCTATCCCACGGCGAACGTGGCTTTGCCCGATTGTGCCCTCTCTCACGGAATCTATGCCGTCCGCATCGGGTTGCCCGATGGAACGGTGCGGGACGGCGTGGCGAGCTATGGCCGTCGTCCGACCTTCGACGACGGCGCGCCCTTGCTCGAGGTCAACCTGTTCGGTTTCTCGGGCGATCTCTATGGCCGGACCATCGCCGTGGAGTTTCTCGGCTACATCCGCGGCGAAGAACGCTTCTCCGGCGCCGAGGCTTTGATCGCCAGGATGGATGTGGATGCGGCCGAGGCGCGCACGCTCATCGCGAACGACCGAGTTCCGTCGATGATCGGCTGA
- the fhs gene encoding Formate--tetrahydrofolate ligase, whose amino-acid sequence MPSDIEIARAATLQPITQVAEKIGVPEDALHHYGKHIAKIDHAFIKSLESKPEGKLVLVTAISPTPAGEGKTTTTVGLGDALNRIGKKTVMCLREPSLGPCFGMKGGAAGGGKAQVVPMEQINLHFTGDFHAITSAHSLAAALIDNHVYWANELNIDVRRIHWRRVVDMNDRALRSITQSLGGVANGFPREDGFDITVASEVMAVFCLARDLDDLEARLGRIVIAETRDRKPVTLADVKATGAMTVLLKDALQPNLVQTLEGNPALIHGGPFANIAHGCNSVIATRAGLKLGDYVVTEAGFGADLGAEKFIDIKCRQAGLKPSAVVIVATVRALKMHGGVSKKELGSENLDALEKGFANLARHVENVRGFGLPVVIGVNHFYADTDAEHAKLKELCRDRLQVEAITCKHWAEGGAGAEELAQAVVKLAEGEQKPLTFAYETDTKLTDKVKTIATKLYGAGDIQVESKAATKLAQFEKDGYGNLPVCMAKTQYSFSTDPNLMGAPSGHLISVRDVRLSAGAGFVVVICGEIMTMPGLPKVPASEGIHLDANGQIEGLF is encoded by the coding sequence ATGCCCTCAGACATCGAGATCGCCCGCGCGGCTACCCTGCAGCCCATCACCCAGGTGGCAGAGAAGATCGGCGTGCCGGAAGACGCCCTGCACCATTACGGCAAACACATCGCCAAGATCGACCACGCCTTCATCAAGTCGCTGGAATCGAAGCCCGAGGGCAAGCTCGTCCTCGTCACCGCCATCAGCCCGACTCCGGCGGGCGAAGGCAAGACCACGACCACTGTCGGCCTCGGCGACGCGCTGAACCGTATCGGCAAGAAGACCGTGATGTGCCTGCGCGAGCCCTCGCTCGGCCCCTGTTTCGGCATGAAGGGGGGTGCCGCCGGCGGCGGCAAAGCTCAGGTCGTGCCGATGGAGCAGATCAACCTGCACTTCACCGGCGATTTCCACGCCATCACCTCGGCGCACAGTCTCGCCGCCGCGCTCATCGACAACCACGTCTACTGGGCCAACGAGCTCAATATCGACGTGCGCCGCATCCACTGGCGCCGGGTCGTCGACATGAACGACCGCGCCCTGCGGTCGATCACCCAGTCGCTGGGCGGCGTCGCCAACGGCTTCCCGCGCGAGGACGGGTTCGACATCACCGTGGCCTCGGAAGTCATGGCGGTGTTCTGCCTCGCCCGTGACCTCGACGACCTCGAGGCCCGTCTCGGCCGCATCGTCATCGCCGAGACCCGCGACCGCAAACCGGTGACGCTCGCCGACGTGAAGGCCACGGGTGCGATGACCGTGCTCCTCAAGGACGCGCTGCAGCCGAACCTCGTCCAGACCCTGGAGGGCAACCCCGCCCTGATCCATGGCGGCCCCTTCGCCAACATCGCCCATGGCTGCAACTCGGTGATCGCCACCCGCGCCGGCCTCAAGCTCGGCGATTACGTGGTCACCGAAGCCGGCTTCGGCGCCGATCTCGGCGCGGAGAAGTTCATCGACATCAAGTGTCGGCAGGCGGGGCTGAAGCCCTCGGCGGTGGTCATCGTCGCCACGGTGCGCGCCCTCAAGATGCATGGCGGCGTGTCGAAGAAGGAGCTCGGCTCCGAGAACCTCGACGCCCTGGAAAAGGGCTTCGCCAACCTCGCCCGCCACGTGGAGAACGTGCGCGGCTTCGGCCTGCCCGTGGTCATCGGCGTCAACCACTTCTACGCCGACACCGATGCCGAGCACGCCAAGCTGAAGGAGCTGTGCCGCGACAGGCTCCAGGTCGAGGCCATCACCTGCAAGCATTGGGCGGAAGGCGGAGCCGGCGCCGAGGAACTGGCGCAGGCCGTGGTCAAGCTCGCCGAGGGCGAGCAGAAGCCGCTGACCTTCGCCTACGAGACCGACACCAAGCTCACCGACAAGGTCAAGACCATCGCCACCAAGCTCTATGGCGCGGGCGACATCCAGGTGGAATCGAAGGCGGCCACCAAGCTCGCCCAGTTCGAGAAGGACGGCTACGGCAACCTGCCGGTCTGCATGGCCAAGACGCAGTACTCGTTCTCCACCGACCCGAACCTGATGGGTGCTCCCTCGGGCCACCTCATCTCGGTGCGCGACGTGCGGCTCTCGGCCGGCGCCGGCTTCGTCGTGGTGATCTGCGGTGAGATCATGACCATGCCCGGCCTGCCCAAGGTCCCCGCCTCGGAAGGCATCCATCTCGATGCCAACGGGCAGATCGAGGGCCTGTTCTAG